The following coding sequences are from one Mycosarcoma maydis chromosome 23, whole genome shotgun sequence window:
- a CDS encoding putative translation initiation factor 6, translated as MAVRCQFENSSEIGVFARLTNAYCLVAIGGSANFYSTFEAELADVIPVVHCSIAGTRLVGRLTVGNRHGLLVPSTTTDQELQHLRNSLPESVAIQRVEERLSALGNVIACNDYVALVHPDLDRETEEIIADVLKVEVFRQTVGDNVLVGSYSAISNQGALTHPRTSLQDQDELSSLLQVPLVAGTVNRGSDLIGAGLVVNDFAAFCGTDATATEISVIESVFRLTGAANTGDAVNQLRDALVDTYA; from the exons ATGGCTGTTCGTTGTCAGTTTGAAAACTCGTCCGAGATTGGCGTGTTTGCTCGGCTTACGAATGCATACTGTCTGGTCGCGATTGGCGGCAGTGCGAATTTTTACTCGACCTTCGaggccgagcttgccgatgTGATTCCTGTGGTGCATTGCTCGATCGCAGGTACGCGCCTCGTTGGGCGTCTCACCGTCGGCAACCGTCACGGTCTGCTTGTTCCCTCCACAACCACCGACCAGGAGTTGCAGCATTTGAGAAACTCTCTTCCCGAGTCTGTTGCCATTCAACGCGTCGAGGAGCGTCTTTCGGCGCTAGGAAACGTGATTGCTTGCAATG ACTACGTCGCATTAGTACATCCCGATCTGGACCGCGAGACAGAAGAGATCATTGCCGATGTGCTCAAAGTGGAAGTGTTCCGTCAGACGGTCGGTGACAATGTACTGGTAGGCTCGTACTCTGCGATTTCGAACCAAGGAGCGCTCACACATCCACGTACATCGTTGCAGGACCAGGATGAACTGTCTTCGCTTCTCCAGGTTCCTCTGGTTGCTGgaaccgtgaaccgtgGTTCGGACCTCATTGGTGCAGGTCTCGTGGTCAACGATTTTGCCGCTTTCTGTGGCACCGACGCCACCGCTACCGAAATCAGCGTCATCGAGAGCGTCTTTAGACTCACCGGCGCTGCTAACACTGGTGACGCCGTCAACCAGCTCAGagatgcgcttgtcgaCACCTATGCTTGA
- a CDS encoding uncharacterized protein (related to alpha glucosidase II beta subunit), with amino-acid sequence MVRLNLAVVALAAGALSASASASSSATPLRGLLTDAAKYQPTKDAQSQLRWKCLDGSKELSWSAVNDDYCDCPDGSDEPGTSACPNSSFYCHNTGHMPAYIRSSRVDDGICDPECCDGSDESDGKIRCPNRCEKVGKEYRKKLAELDNLRRAGAKVRDKYIAEGRKQKELLHAEIAKLEIEVQVATENEARFKAELTRAETSDKALIDAKVKTPLYTKLVDYQNAIRALHVKNAALKAELQTLTLLLDDLAKGYNPNYQDMAVKGAVVAYKEWRGIASAAAAATATGEVKEEGENNVDQIAGENTKLNELLDEGDWPWAKLSTLLSDDPLDLMDRGLGGALDDKRVYASETDGGLLFRIHEYLPDGIVPYFEAMVDTLLDVLMKANVITDVKRMRPKSSVGSESEPETVSVARRAHTDAAAHLSRTTHELSSLKQKLSEFSTRYGRSAEFKALENKCFSKDMGEYTYEYCFFGRATQIPNNGGAQISLGTFTNFNPKHDKSADEDAYWLQQIYARGQKCWNGPERSAIVDLECSTENKVLDVFEAEKCIYSIKVATPAVCFPPQQQQAQQTQQDGGHQVKDEL; translated from the exons ATGGTGCGACTCAACCTGGCAGTCGTCGCTCTGGCAGCTGGTGCGctctctgcttctgcttctgcttcctcCTCAGCCACGCCATTACGAGGT CTCTTGACAGACGCTGCAAAGTATCAACCCACAAAAGACGCCCAATCGCAGCTGCGCTGGAAATGCCTTGACGGTTCCAAGGAGCTTTCCTGGTCAGCTGTAAATGATGACTACTGCGATTGCCCAGATGGATCTGACGAACCGGGCACGTCTGCCTGTCCCAACTCGAGCTTTTACTGTCACAATACGGGCCACATGCCTGCCTACATACGTTCCAGCCGCGTAGACGATGGTATCTGCGATCCCGAATGCTGCGACGGCTCCGATGAATCCGACGGCAAGATCCGCTGCCCCAACCGATGCGAAAAAGTCGGCAAGGAATACCGCAAAAAGCtagccgagctcgacaacctTCGTCGTGCGGGCGCCAAGGTGCGCGACAAGTATATCGCAGAAGGTCGCAAGCAAAAGGAACTGCTCCatgccgagatcgccaaACTTGAGATCGAGGTACAAGTGGCCACCGAGAACGAAGCCAGATTCAAGGCCGAACTGACACGCGCAGAGACGTCGGACAAAGCGCTGATCGATGCCAAAGTCAAGACGCCGCTATACACAAAGCTCGTTGACTATCAGAATGCGATCAGGGCATTGCATGTTAAGAACGCCGCTCTCAAGGCCGAGTTGCAGACGCTGACGCTCTTACTCGATGATCTCGCAAAGGGCTACAACCCCAACTATCAGGATATGGCGGTCAAGGGTGCCGTTGTTGCGTACAAGGAATGGCGCGGTAtcgcctctgctgctgctgctgctaccgcCACCGGTGAGGTCAAGGAGGAAGGCGAGAACAATGTCGATCAGATCGCTGGCGAGAacaccaagctcaacgagctcTTGGACGAAGGAGACTGGCCTTGGGCCAAGCTTTCGACTTTGTTGAGTGACGATCCGCTCGATCTGATGGATCGAGGTCTTGGCGGTGCATTGGACGACAAGCGTGTGTATGCTAGCGAAACTGACGGCGGTCTACTCTTCCGCATCCACGAATACCTTCCGGACGGCATCGTGCCGTACTTTGAAGCCATGGTCGACACTCTGTTGGACGTGCTCATGAAGGCCAATGTCATCACGGATGTCAAGCGCATGCGACCCAAGTCGTCTGTGGGCTCCGAGTCGGAACCTGAGACCGTCTCGGTGGCGCGACGCGCGCACACGGATGCAGCCGCGCACCTCTCGCGCACCACACACGAGCTCTCAAGCCTCAAACAGAAGCTCTCGGAATTCTCCACGCGCTACGGCCGCTCCGCCGAGTTCAAGGCGCTGGAGAACAAGTGCTTCTCGAAAGACATGGGCGAATACACATACGAATACTGCTTCTTCGGTCGCGCCACACAGATCCCCAACAACGGAGGCGCGCAAATCTCGCTCGGCACCTTCACCAACTTCAATCCCAAGCACGACAAGTCTGCAGACGAGGATGCATACTGGTTGCAACAGATCTATGCTCGAGGTCAGAAATGCTGGAACGGTCCTGAGCGCAGTGCAatcgtcgacctcgagtGCTCTACTGAGAACAAGGTGCTCGACGTGTTCGAGGCCGAAAAATGCATCTACTCGATCAAGGTCGCCACCCCGGCGGTCTGTTTCCCGcctcaacagcagcaggcgcaacAGACGCAACAGGACGGCGGACATCAGGTCAAGGATGAACTCTGA
- a CDS encoding uncharacterized protein (related to Tctex2-related inner arm dynein light chain): MSAPASSSAIAPSQPTAPGHARHSASWSASASDPSGATCAVAPCTSLTPPRTRFDASQLQAHLSSTLAARLRNASWDKSDKDKNRALSRSIAEVIKLKMLEIEPKGFKFIVQVQLVENLGQGGSRPGVSLARHGQCCTGHVFE; encoded by the exons ATGTCGGCaccagcatcgtcatccgcAATAGCACCATCGCAGCCAACTGCGCCAGGTCACGCGCGTCACTCTGCGTCTTGGTCGGCGTCCGCATCCGATCCGAGCGGTGCAACTTGTGCCGTCGCGCCTTGTACCTCTTTGACACCACCACGGACAAG GTTCGATGCATCACAGCTACAAGCGCATCTGTCGAGCACACTAGCCGCGCGTCTGCGCAACGCATCGTGGGACAAGtcggacaaggacaagaatCGCGCTCTTAGCAGATCCATAGCCGAAGtcatcaagctcaagatgtTGG AGATCGAACCTAAAG GCTTCAAATTCATCGTCCAGGtacagctcgtcgagaatCTCGGTCAAGGCGGAAG CCGACCTGGCGTGTCACTGGCAAGACACGGACAGTGTTGTACAGGACATGTATTCGAAT GA
- a CDS encoding protein-arginine N-methyltransferase SFM1 encodes MASSASTDAVRRRRPEYVIEHMEEDDPDAPAVFPEWALLEYRHMLQLVGAGSTVHFTSLSKASLESLDESLRSCSSVEHAKFELHTASITTLMTSRGMTKDKVCLLDPKATYAISITDAGLVQSDAKPSSAGGPFEMFLFGGILGDDPPRDRTSSLRQLGFPSRHLGSIQMTTDTALGVTKRCVEDLQLLDLDDTRQQELAWRDHTQATARLQWLDHPELHFGPHESVQMPFRYMLDDSRSAEPHASKMPLMPQGMLQLIHKDLGRSFEF; translated from the coding sequence ATGGCATCATCCGCTAGCACTGATGCGgtacgacgacgacgaccgGAGTACGTGATCGAGCATATGGAGGAGGACGATCCGGACGCACCGGCTGTGTTTCCGGAATGGGCATTGCTCGAGTACCGACATATGCTGCAACTCGTAggagctggatcgacggTGCACTTTACATCGCTGTCCAAGGCGTCGCTCGAGTCACTGGATGAATCGCTGCGCTCGTGCTCTTCGGTGGAGCACGCCAAGTTTGAATTGCATACAGCATCCATTACGACGCTCATGACGAGTCGCGGTATGACCAAGGACAAGGTGTGCCTTTTGGATCCCAAAGCGACGTATGCGATCTCCATCACCGATGCGGGGCTCGTGCAGAGCGATGCCAAGCCGAGCAGTGCTGGAGGACCGTTTGAGATGTTCCTGTTTGGTGGCATTCTGGGCGACGATCCACCGCGCGATCGCACGTCTTCGCTCCGCCAGCTCGGTTTCCCATCGCGTCACCTGGGCAGTATACAGATGACGACCGATACCGCACTTGGCGTCACCAAGCGCTGCGTTGAAgatctgcagctgctcgatctcgacgacaCCCGCCAACAGGAGCTCGCCTGGCGCGATCACACGCAAGCCACAGCTCGTCTACAGTGGCTCGACCATCCCGAGCTGCACTTTGGCCCACACGAAAGCGTCCAAATGCCTTTCAGATACATGCTCGACGATTCGCGCTCCGCAGAACCGCATGCCTCCAAGATGCCCCTCATGCCCCAAGGCATGTTGCAGTTGATCCACAAAGACCTCGGCAGGTCATTCGAGTTTTGA
- a CDS encoding putative GTP cyclohydrolase I yields MADEQKDSHTQAPAASGSEFFDSFFASALQRANMTSGQLKGLTDELSAAAHRAPTSNSSASGANDVYAPDGNGLDCGRDPGDVPDAQQQERSASVAPTTRQRSALANGVSSLDLKLGSANAALPCISSTSYVQASSSAISSPTLASASMAQPHHQSNARAAATALLSRSSSSQLANHGQPSSRIAPDLDVLATTRGGGLGTPTGERTYIGSSWCASGAQTPVMDPNGLGWPAKATLDRLNHTPAQAEANQARLASAISTVLECIGEDPSRSGLVKTPERYAKALLWMTRGYEVRLSDVIANAIFDEEHDEMVIVKDIEIFSLCEHHMVPFTGKIHIGYIPNRLVIGLSKLARIAETFARRLQVQERLTKQVALALDEALRPQGVAVVVECEHLCMAMRGVQKPGATTVTSCMLGVFRDRQKTREEFLSLINKR; encoded by the coding sequence ATGGCGGACGAGCAGAAGGATTCGCATACGCAAGCACCCGCTGCTTCAGGATCGGAGTTCTTCGATTCGTTCTTCGCTTCCGCGTTGCAACGTGCGAATATGACATCGGGCCAACTCAAGGGTCTCACTGACGAGTtgagtgctgctgcgcatcgGGCACCCACCTCGAACAGCAGTGCCAGCGGCGCCAACGACGTGTATGCGCCAGACGGCAACGGACTAGATTGTGGACGTGACCCTGGCGACGTACCTGATGCGCAACAACAAGAGCGCTCAGCGTCGGTGGCGCCTACTACAAGACAGCGATCAGCGCTTGCCAATGGCGTATCGTCGCTCGACCTGAAGCTGGGCTCGGCAAATGCAGCTCTACcttgcatctcgtcgacatcgtACGTGCAAGCGAGCTCATCGGCCATCAGTTCCCCGACGTTGGCATCGGCGTCCATGGCGCAACCCCACCACCAGTCGAATGCGCGAGCTGCGGCTACAGCGTTGCTTTCGCGCTCCAGCTCGTCCCAGCTCGCCAACCACGGCCAGCCATCGTCCAGGATCGCACCTGATCTCGATGTGCTCGCCACCACGCGTGGCGGTGGGCTGGGAACTCCGACAGGCGAGCGAACGTACATCGGCTCGTCGTGGTGCGCTTCAGGTGCGCAAACGCCCGTCATGGACCCCAACGGTCTCGGTTGGCCAGCCAAGGCTACACTCGACCGTCTGAATCACACGCCGGCGCAGGCCGAGGCAAACCAAGCGCGTCTGGCAAGTGCCATATCGACGGTGCTCGAGTGTATCGGTGAAGACCCCTCGCGCAGCGGACTGGTCAAGACGCCGGAACGCTACGCAAAAGCGTTGCTCTGGATGACGCGTGGCTACGAAGTGAGGCTGAGCGACGTAATTGCCAACGCCATCTTTGACGAGGAACACGACGAAATGGTGATTGTCAAGGATATCGAGATCTTTAGCCTGTGCGAACACCACATGGTGCCGTTCACGGGCAAAATCCACATTGGCTATATTCCGAATCGACTAGTGATCGGGCTGTCCAAGTTGGCAAGGATCGCCGAAACGTTTGCGAGGAGATTGCAGGTGCAGGAGAGATTGACCAAGCAggtggcgttggcgttggacGAGGCATTGCGTCCGCAGGGTGTAGCTGTGGTCGTCGAGTGCGAGCACCTGTGCATGGCCATGAGGGGTGTACAGAAACCCGGCGCGACAACCGTCACGAGCTGCATGCTGGGCGTCTTTAGAGATCGACAAAAGACCAGAGAGGAGTTCCTCTCGCTCATCAACAAGAGGTAG
- a CDS encoding uncharacterized protein (related to AIM1 cytoplasmic protein involved in mitochondrial function or organization), whose protein sequence is MMRNSTVTAARSVRARCTPATILGTTRVRTLTSSGSRRSANVVASSTSEQEQITAGEQKIRELLTTKFQPSMLKVQDVSGGCGSFYAIQLSSKQFNGLSTVKAHRMVNEQLKHVIKDIHGLQLRTMPED, encoded by the exons ATGATGCGCAACAGCACCGTCACAGCAGCGCGCAGCGTACGTGCGAGGTGCACGCCTGCCACGATTCTCGGCACCACACGAGTGCGAACATTGACAAGCTCAGGCTCACGACGCAGTGCCAACGTCGTcgcgtcgtcgacgtcggaGCAAGAGCAGATCACAGCGGGCGAGCAAAAGATCCGAGAGCTGTTGACCACCAAATTCCAGCCATCCATGCTCAAGGTGCAGGACGTCAGCG GTGGATGCGGAAGCTTCTACGCCATCCAGCTGAGCTCAAAGCAGTTCAACGGCCTGTCGACCGTGAAAGCGCATCGAATGGTGAATGAGCAGTTGAAGCATGTCATCAAGGATATCCATGGTCTCCAG TTGCGCACCATGCCCGAAGACTAG
- a CDS encoding 40S ribosomal protein eS25, whose protein sequence is MPPKKSAIAAAASKSAKKKKWSKGKVKDKAQNMVVLDRPTYDRILKEVPTFKMISQSTLIDRMKINGSLARVAIRHLEREGQIKRLIHHHGQLVYTRASAE, encoded by the exons ATGCCGCCCAAGAAATCTGCCATCGCCGCCGCGGCGTCCAAGTctgccaagaagaagaaatGGTCCAAGGGCAAGGTTAAGGACAAG GCCCAGAACATGGTTGTCCTCGACCGCCCCACCTACGACCGCATTCTTAAGGAGGTGCCCACCTTCAAGATGATCTCGCAGTCGACGCTGATTGACCGCATGAAGATCAACGGATCGCTCGCGCGTGTCGCCATCCGCCACCTTGAGCGTGAAGGCCAGATCAAGCGTCTGATTCACCACCACGGTCAGCTCGTTTACACTCGTGCTTCCGCCGAGTAA
- a CDS encoding putative F1F0-ATPase complex, subunit FO D: protein MAARAAAVDLAKISNLGLGKNTLAQISAFRKRADDAKRQLAQLKQQNTDIDFAHYSNVLRNKDVVSQAQKILSEFKPVTYDVQAQLKAIDAFESKAVEQAQATASKIEAELKDLKATLKNIEDARPFDQLTVDDVVAARPEIGRTVDEMVKKGKWTTPGYDEKFGNLSAI, encoded by the exons AtggctgctcgtgctgctgcagtggATCTCGCCAAGATCTCCAACTTGGGGCTTGGCAAAAACACTCTTGCTCAGATCTCGGCCTTCCGCAAACGCGCCGACGATGCCAAGCGTCAACTCGCACAGCTTAAGCAGCAGAACACCGACATCGACTTTGCTCACTACAGCAACGTCCTTCGCAACAAGGACGTCGTCAGCCAGGCACAGAAAATTCTCTCCGAATTCAAGCCTGTCACCTACGACGTTCAGGCCCAGCTCAAGGCTatcgacgctttcgagtCCAAGGCT GTCGAGCAGGCTCAGGCTACCGCttccaagatcgaggccgagctcaaggaccTCAAGGCTACTTTGAAGAACATCGAGGACGCTCGTCCCTTTGACCAGCTCAccgtcgacgacgtcgttgctgctcgtcccGAGATCGGCCGCaccgtcgacgagatggtcaagaagggcaagTGGACCACGCCAGGTTACGACGAGAAGTTCGGAA ACCTTTCGGCTATCTAA